In Leguminivora glycinivorella isolate SPB_JAAS2020 chromosome 19, LegGlyc_1.1, whole genome shotgun sequence, a single genomic region encodes these proteins:
- the LOC125236230 gene encoding serine/arginine repetitive matrix protein 2-like isoform X5, producing MNKTRKKRSEKTKETENPLQTIQECSPGCAYMNMNKTKNVSPNRSGTTSPVRSTYIAGTKAESTIINKTATLSQKQISKSPDRNSLKNDEAKTKSPTRSNQKTRVSIYQSDKTQNKETAKSPDRLSVNIKRSIESVIAGEKRRSPDRYDTSGVDTSRPGRIRITGRLGLTEDDKCILKCDATLNDKPIPTQFQGANCAMLPLCYEACNEEFRSLRNQRDVKIQAKESPMRARSYALSATGKESQATQVDFQLIYSTATSRREDSSRGKVMQKCACVNTIDNTRSIYDNKEESGTTLKKNHSPLIVISVYSKNEEPSEKSGDTKPAQIKTKDHKKEIKKSGRSRSPSPAKNSKNIIEKKSDSRMNASTTKKTVRETARKVTRSKLNQTQSRSTVRTSTKTKSESRTTKSRSPKGQKTPPRGSRSNSPPKQEELNATEQMKRALIEDFTKTYSEHINKRNAHLEIPLQTKHNVSNITIDIEGDSEYYNVKLEQDSGKLNTQLTVRKPRSQGPRAGDNTMSTLGEPDTTSLENFLYMPENEHRKRSFSQTLMFDGIDQLTLGGEEDEGNALNVKDSIEVSHRRETKVSNDDYNEVDTKNLAQIKHFQGDDCPIPNPITRDREIQQLLGIDKGVGKHKPSH from the exons ATGAATAAAACCAGGAAAAAGCGATCAGAAAAGACAAAGGAGACAGAAAACCCATTACAGACCATCCAAGAATGTAGCCCTGGCTGCGCTTATATGAACATGAACAAGACGAAAAATGTATCACCGAATAGATCGGGAACAACATCCCCCGTTAGATCAACTTACATAGCTGGCACGAAGGCAGaatcaacaataataaataaaacagcaACCTTGTCTCAAAAACAAATATCAAAATCTCCCGATAGAAATAGTTTAAAGAATGATGAAGCGAAAACAAAATCGCCCACTCGTTCAAATCAAAAGACAAGGGTTAGTATTTATCAGTCAGATAAGACTCAAAATAAAGAAACTGCTAAATCCCCCGATAGATTGAGTGTAAACATCAAGCGGTCGATCGAATCGGTCATTGCTGGGGAAAAGCGAAGATCACCAGACAGGTATGATACGAGCGGGGTGGATACCAGTCGTCCTGGTAGAATCAGGATTACAGGACGTCTAGGACTCACGGAAGATGACAAATGCATCCTAAAGTGTGATGCTACGCTTAATGACAAGCCGA TTCCTACGCAATTTCAAGGGGCAAATTGTGCCATGCTACCGCTATGTTATGAAGCTTGTAATGAAGAATTTAG GTCTCTCAGAAATCAACGTGATGTTAAAATACAAGCAAAAGAAAGTCCCATGAGAGCCCGTTCTTATGCACTTTCGGCAACagg gaaAGAATCCCAAGCGACGCAAGTAGATTTCCAATTGATATACTCAACAGCTACGAGCCGAAGAGAAGACTCCAGCCGTGGTAAAGTAATGCAGAAATGTGCTTGTGTTAACACTATTGATAATACTAGGAGCATCTATGACAATAAAGAAGAATCAGGCACAACCCTCAAGAAAAACCATAGCCCTCTTATCGTGATATCAGTTTATTCTAAAAATGAAGAACCAAGCGAGAAAAGTGGTGATACAAAACCCgcacaaattaaaacaaaagaccataaaaaagaaattaaaaaatctGGACGCAGTCGATCTCCTTCGCCAGCGAAAAACAGCAAAAATATAATTGAAAAGAAATCTGACAGTCGCATGAATGCATCAACCACTAAAAAAACTGTCCGTGAAACGGCAAGAAAAGTAACCAGgtcaaaacttaatcaaactCAAAGTCGAAGTACTGTCCGAACAAGTACTAAAACTAAGAGCGAGAGCAGAACAACCAAGAGCAGGTCCCCTAAAGGTCAAAAAACGCCACCACGAGGTAGTCGATCTAATAGTCCACCTAAACAGGAGGAATTGAATGCAACTGAACAAATGAAAAGAGCTTTAATAGAGGATTTTACCAAAACTTACAGTGAACATATTAATAAAAGAAATGCACATTTAGAAATACCACTGCAAACGAAACACAATGTTTCTAATATTACTATTGATATAGAAGGCGATAGTGAATATTATAATGTCAAGCTGGAGCAAGATTCAGGGAAGCTGAATACACAGCTGACAGTCCGCAAGCCCCGGTCCCAAGGACCTCGGGCAGGTGATAACACTATGTCCACTTTGGGAGAGCCGGATACAACTTCGTTAGAAAACTTTTTATACATGCCAGAAAACGAGCATAGAAAGCGATCTTTTTCTCAAACTTTAATGTTTGATGGG ATTGATCAGCTGACGTTAGGCGGTGAAGAGGATGAAGGAAATGCATTGAATGTAAAGGACAGTATCGAAGTCTCTCACAG GCGTGAAACCAAAGTCAGCAACGATGATTACAACGAAGTTGATACCAAAAATTTAg CCCAAATAAAACACTTCCAAGGAGACGACTGCCCAATACCCAACCCCATAACAAGAGACAGGGAAATTCAACAACTTCTCGGAATAGATAAGGGAGTCGGAAAACATAAGCCATCGCAC TAA